The Vicia villosa cultivar HV-30 ecotype Madison, WI linkage group LG1, Vvil1.0, whole genome shotgun sequence genome includes a region encoding these proteins:
- the LOC131644024 gene encoding uncharacterized protein LOC131644024: protein MKCLFWNVRGIANSPTKLALKRLIRVNHPDFVFISEPWMEVKNFPFRWLHRLGLKLFAVNERDGLDPNLWCCCRLDIEPQIVAIDNQQVSFLIKNQDNTFGISAVYASTNLVMRRSLWQNLSLLYNQFKIPWAAIGDFNCTLGAHEHKGSITPARPPIEDFNNWTDQNSLVHLPTAGAFFTWKNGRKGNLHIERRLDRTICNHSWLDYWSNNSCRTLPRNKSDHFPIIFEFVLREDKVASSFKFLQTWASDPRCEEVIYVVWKTRVVGCPMFILQRKLQILKSRLKEWNKSTFGNINDNVKKAEDGLNLIQAKILENGPSDALDTIERGAQAELDIALQREEIFWKEKAHVKWKVDGDRNTRFFHRIAKIRQSTKKISCLRVDGYLITDRDRIAEHVVSYYTNLFNNNLSVLQDNSLIDEVIPHLLNQENNTELTKLPSMEEVYNAVMSLDKDSAPGPDGFSGFFFQKYWSIIKEEVLAATLQFFQDGWITPNYNSNTLVLIPKIPNAESIEQYRPIAIANFKHKIITKILADRLALLMPSIVSAEQCAFIRGRNIKDCVCVTSEAINLLPNKCKQGNLAIKVDVAKAFDTLNWEFLINVLKAFGFDEKFCKWINVILHSAVISVSINGSLAGFFSCTRGVRQRDPLSPLLFCLAEDVLSRGLSKLVENKKVRQIKATRDSFVPSHVLYADDIMVFCKGDKGSIEALINLFQRYAVVLGQRVNPSKSTIFAGSLPIQRHLHIASCLGFNTGQVPFTYLGAPIFRGRPKPIHFQGIADRIRNKLSAWKASLLSMAGRLVLVKSVIQSMLLHTMLIYSWPSSVLKNIHKWSRNFIWSGESDSRKLVTVAWDKCCRPYDEGGLGIRSLVTLNEAANLKQCWDLVSSQEQWASLLRARVMRDNKPISYHIFSSLWSSMRASWAEVSSNSGWLIGNGKNFKFWSDFWNGSCVIDSLNITDLLHPFVKDKAEAYIQNRQWKLPNDIHILFPTLDNLLSNVHLPSVDKDDQYIWTPAADGILSLKEAFKFKSGTYSAVGWGKLIWNAFIPASNSLLFWRLLHNKVPTDDNLMMRGIQLPSICNLCSATSKTAEHLFFSCPFVVRLWNFVSTNLSQSISSFSDIWSAYRKLDSDQSMLVFMAASISIVNTVWKARNLRRFDDKTIPWTNALNMVKVQAAFTGKATPKSGSNSILDFQLLMSFNIKLNPPKTIIVKEFLWHPPVLHWIKCNTDGTSAGTPQIAACGGIFRDHAGNHLGSFSNRIGHGNAFVAELVGAILAIEIAKQKNWNNLWIETDSKLVVLAFSKPFIVPWAIRNRWENVLHHSRNINFLVTHIFREGNHCADRLANLGLHVNDFTWWEVVHRDILAELAKNSIASMLPYSTIDVSYNWHLVRFVHAASMLNEDFICIIPVFVMARPLAKICDINDSKELWKVSVRVHRKWTVVSNKREHFEMIFVDVSGGDIHVVVPAPHVSLFSEKMVLDHSYTVSNFKVQANVAAFRPSSHKFMLKFTAGTTVMDDNNAEIPPKPLVFTKFTDIINDNFNKDVLIDVIGMVESIGYSQTTTGARKQQINMMLRDGGCHGKFPLSVTNTFNVTVLGLNIDLLPMKEFIESFPKDSMITLSGQEGSNSQLSAQNSENQQMTLVQKLLSKAVVMPIGDIIKLRTVCLEVVGLLF from the exons ATGAAGTGCCTCTTTTGGAATGTGAGAGGTATAGCTAACTCTCCCACAAAATTAGCTTTAAAAAGGCTCATTCGTGTTAATCATCCGGATTTTGTTTTCATTTCTGAACCGTGGATGGAAGTTAAGAATTTTCCTTTTAGGTGGCTCCATAGATTAGGTCTTAAGCTATTTGCTGTGAATGAAAGGGATGGCTTAGATCCTAATCTTTGGTGCTGCTGCCGTTTGGACATCGAACCTCAAATTGTTGCTATAGATAATCAACAAGTCTCTTTTCTCATCAAAAACCAAGATAACACTTTTGGTATCTCAGCTGTTTATGCTTCTACTAATCTGGTGATGCGTAGGTCTCTTTGGCAAAACCTTTCTCTTCTGTATAATCAATTCAAGATCCCTTGGGCAGCCATTGGTGATTTTAATTGTACTCTGGGAGCGCATGAGCACAAGGGTTCTATAACTCCGGCTAGACCTCCGATTGAAGATTTCAATAATTGGACAGATCAAAACTCTCTGGTGCACCTTCCTACGGCAGGGGCTTTCTTCACTTGGAAGAATGGCAGAAAAGGAAATCTCCACATAGAAAGACGTCTAGATAGAACCATTTGTAACCATAGTTGGCTGGATTATTGGTCCAACAATTCTTGCAGAACATTACCCAGAAATAAATCTGACCATTTTCCgattatttttgaatttgttttgaggGAAGACAAGGTTGCCTCCAGCTTTAAATTCCTGCAAACCTGGGCTTCCGACCCTAGATGTGAAGAGGTAATTTATGTTGTTTGGAAAACTAGAGTGGTGGGCTGCCCTATGTTTATTCTTCAAAGAAAACTTCAGATTCTAAAGTCTAGACTCAAAGAATGGAACAAATCTACTTTTGGTAATATCAATGACAATGTGAAAAAAGCTGAAGATGGCCTCAATTTGATTCAAGCCAAGATTCTAGAGAATGGCCCCTCGGATGCTCTGGATACTATAGAAAGGGGCGCCCAGGCAGAGTTGGATATTGCTCTTCAAAGAGAAGAAATATTTTGGAAGGAGAAGGCTCATGTAAAGTGGAAGGTAGATGGCGACAGGAACACGCGGTTTTTTCACAGGATCGCTAAAATCAGACAAAGTACCAAGAAAATATCTTGCCTAAGAGTGGATGGGTACCTAATTACTGATAGGGATCGTATTGCGGAGCATGTGGTCTCGTATTACACTAACCTCTTTAATAATAATCTCTCTGTTTTGCAGGATAATAGTTTGATTGATGAGGTTATCCCTCACTTGTTGAACCAAGAGAACAACACAGAGTTAACAAAGTTGCCTTCTATGGAGGAAGTTTACAATGCTGTTATGAGCTTGGATAAGGATAGTGCCCCGGGCCCGGACGGTTTTAGcggtttcttttttcaaaaatactgGAGCATTATTAAAGAAGAGGTGCTCGCTGCTACTTTACAGTTTTTTCAGGATGGATGGATTACACCTAACTACAACAGCAACACTCTGGTTCTTATTCCTAAAATTCCTAATGCGGAGTCAATTGAGCAGTACCGACCGATTGCCATTGCAAACttcaaacacaaaattattaccaAAATTCTTGCGGATAGGTTAGCCTTGCTCATGCCGTCCATCGTTTCTGCCGAGCAATGCGCTTTCATTAGAGGTCGGAATATCAAGGACTGTGTCTGCGTCACTTCCGAAGCTATCAACCTCCTTCCAAACAAATGCAAGCAAGGGAATCTCGCCATCAAAGTTGACGTTGCAAAGGCTTTTGATACCCTTAACTGGGAATTCTTGATTAATGTCCTCAAAGCATTTGGATTTGACGAAAAATTCTGCAAGTGGATTAATGTTATTCTTCACTCCGCTGTTATTTCTGTTTCAATAAATGGTTCGCTTGCTGGTTTTTTCTCTTGCACAAGGGGGGTGCGGCAGAGAGATCCGTTATCACCTCTTCTATTCTGTTTGGCAGAAGATGTTTTAAGTAGAGGGTTGTCTAAGTTGGTGGAGAACAAAAAGGTTAGGCAGATTAAGGCAACCCGAGACTCATTTGTGCCTTCCCATGTGCTCTACGCGGACGATATTATGGTGTTTTGTAAAGGCGACAAGGGTTCTATTGAGGCTCTAATCAATCTTTTTCAAAGGTATGCTGTGGTGTTGGGTCAGAGGGTGAATCCTTCAAAGTCTACCATCTTTGCAGGATCGTTACCCATTCAAAGGCATTTGCACATTGCCTCTTGCCTTGGATTCAACACGGGGCAGGTTCCTTTCACATACCTCGGAGCTCCAATTTTCCGGGGAAGGCCTAAACCAATACACTTTCAAGGTATAGCAGACCGCATTAGGAATAAATTGTCGGCGTGGAAAGCTAGCTTATTATCTATGGCTGGCAGATTGGTTCTTGTTAAATCGGTGATTCAGAGTATGTTATTGCACACAATGCTAATTTACTCTTGGCCCTCTTCGGTCTTAAAGAACATTCATAAATGGTCGCGTAATTTCATTTGGAGTGGGGAAAGTGATAGTCGCAAGCTGGTCACGGTAGCATGGGATAAGTGTTGTAGACCTTATGACGAGGGAGGCTTGGGGATTAGGTCTCTGGTTACTCTAAATGAGGCTGCCAATTTGAAACAGTGCTGGGATTTAGTAAGTTCTCAGGAGCAGTGGGCTAGCTTACTTCGTGCTAGAGTGATGCGGGACAATAAACCGATCTCGTACCACATTTTCTCATCTCTGTGGAGCAGTATGAGGGCTTCTTGGGCAGAGGTTAGCAGCAACTCTGGTTGGCTCATAGGCAatggtaaaaattttaaattctgGTCTGACTTTTGGAATGGTTCTTGTGTGATAGATTCTCTTAACATAACCGACCTTTTGCACCCTTTTGTAAAAGACAAGGCAGAAGCGTATATTCAGAATCGTCAATGGAAGCTCCCTAATGATATCCATATTTTGTTTCCAACCTTGGATAACTTACTGTCTAATGTTCACCTGCCTAGTGTAGATAAAGATGATCAATACATTTGGACTCCTGCAGCGGATGGAATTCTCTCCTTGAAAGAAGCTTTTAAATTCAAGTCTGGAACCTACAGCGCGGTCGGGTGGGGAAAGCTAATATGGAATGCTTTTATTCCGGCATCGAATTCTTTGCTTTTCTGGCGGCTGTTGCATAATAAAGTGCCGACTGATGACAATTTGATGATGAGAGGTATCCAACTTCCTTCTATTTGTAATCTTTGCAGCGCTACAAGCAAAACTGCGGAGCATTTATTTTTCTCCTGCCCTTTTGTAGTCAGACTTTGGAATTTTGTTTCCACGAATTTGTCGCAGTCTATTTCATCTTTTTCGGATATCTGGAGTGCTTATAGAAAGCTAGATTCTGATCAGAGTATGTTGGTTTTTATGGCTGCAAGTATTAGCATTGTTAACACTGTTTGGAAGGCTCGAAACCTGAGACGGTTTGATGACAAAACCATTCCTTGGACTAACGCTTTAAACATGGTCAAGGTTCAGGCTGCGTTTACCGGTAAGGCTACCCCGAAATCTGGTTCAAACTCTATTTTGGATTTTCAGCTGCTTATGAGTTTTAACATTAAGCTGAATCCTCCCAAGACTATAATAGTTAAGGAGTTTTTGTGGCATCCTCCTGTTCTACACTGGATTAAATGCAACACTGATGGGACGTCGGCGGGAACACCTCAGATTGCGGCTTGCGGGGGTATCTTTAGAGATCACGCAGGTAATCATCTTGGGAGCTTTTCCAATCGGATCGGGCATGGGAACGCGTTTGTGGCTGAGCTTGTTGGAGCCATCTTGGCTATTGAGATAGCAAAGCAGAAAAATTGGAACAATTTATGGATCGAAACAGACTCGAAGCTGGTGGTGTTAGCTTTCTCCAAACCGTTTATCGTTCCTTGGGCTATTCGGAATAGATGGGAAAATGTCCTTCATCATTCTAGGAATATTAATTTTTTGGTAACTCATATTTTTAGGGAGGGGAATCATTGTGCGGATAGACTCGCTAACTTAGGATTACATGTTAATGATTTTACTTGGTGGGAAGTTGTTCATAGAGACATTCTTGCGGAGTTAGCTAAAAACTCTATAG CTTCTATGCTTCCATATTCCACCATTGATGTCTCATATAATTGGCATTTAGTTCGGTTTGTCCATGCAGCTTCTATGCTTAATGAGGACTTTATATG TATCATACCCGTGTTCGTTATGGCACGACCATTAGCAAAAATATGTGACATCAATGACAGCAAAGAACTTTGGAAAGTTTCTGTTCGTGTGCACCGCAAATGGACAGTTGTTTCAAACAAGAGGGAGCATTTTGAGATGATCTTTGTTGATGTATCG GGTGGTGACATACATGTTGTTGTTCCTGCACCTCATGTAtctcttttttctgaaaaaatggtCTTGGATCATAGTTACACTGTTTCCAATTTTAAGGTTCAGGCTAATGTTGCGGCTTTCAGACCTTCGTCTCATAAGTTTATGTTGAAGTTTACTGCTGGCACTACTGTTATGGATGATAACAACGCTGAAATACCTCCAAAGCCGTTGGTGTTTACTAAATTTACTGATATAATAAACGACAACTTTAACAAGGATGTGCTAATAG ATGTCATTGGTATGGTGGAAAGTATTGGGTATTCACAGACAACAACAGGTGCCCGGAAGCAGCAGATTAACATGATGCTGCGTGACGGGGG ATGTCATG GCAAGTTTCCACTGTCCGTGACAAACACGTTTAATGTTACCGTCCTTGGTCTGAATATTGATTTGCTGCCGATGAAAGAGTTTATAGAAAG TTTTCCAAAGGATTCCATGATTACGTTGTCTGGCCAGGAGGGTTCCAATTCACAGCTTTCAGCACAGAACTCTGAAAATCAACAGATGACTCTTGTACAGAAATTGCTTTCAAAGGCTGTTGTAATGCCTATTGGGGATATTATAAAACTCAGAACTGTATGTTTGGAAGTTGTTGGCCTTTTATTCTGA
- the LOC131644033 gene encoding uncharacterized protein LOC131644033, with the protein MAFKVKWQPRWKNASVVMLLKNDPFVKELADQFDTDEMKPAAFEAITTIRSEPNFVVDLDVSSTHSTDPITPTGKRHFPGLTLGNMVETNEETSHTNSSIARQSRRLRMKEKRDAQCTESDHSRNLVDKTDVSDARKKRRLILQNKKSSFGHPTSAPSPSTVSPVSIPNYSQVPLSNSEDECSSSNTSDSEDDMEQAPLADSNLQEYSDIGDQIWECTYCHAHMWLQERASKTKKGHVPTFHRCCRGGKIVVPLLQEAPPLLRHLLFNKTSIESKNYRNNIRSYNSMFSFTSPGMKFDTTYSKKGGPPTLRLHGQTCHRIGTLIPENGDRPQYAQLYIYDTDNEVTNRMKCFSDNTEIDENTVHNLKIMLDEFNIHAKVFRMARDVLEDNAFLDLKLRVICDRSEDGRVYNRPTVSEVAALIVGDIDSACNRDIIIQARNGGLQRIDEFHPAYLAYQYPLIFAYGEDGYRKNILHRYRHETEVTRQNCQSIKDWLSYRLQDRSEEAKTLLHSRRLFQQFLVDGYCMMESERLNWLRNNQSKLRVGKYNRLTDECNNDDGRQQQKRGKRVVLPSSFVGGKRYMDQLYFDGMAISSRLGFPDLFITFTCNPTWPEIIRALSETGLQPHDRPDIITKVFKIKFDELIADITKKHVLGKVLAFMYTIEFQKRGLPHAHILIFLHPQSKYPTPSDIDNIICAEIPDPAVHPRLHALVKSNMMHGPCGVARTTSTCMKNGKCSKYFPKKFNEETIVDAEGYPLYRRRSKTHVIEKNGITLDNRHVVPYNKRFLLKYNAHINMEWCNQSTSIKYLFKYISKGYDKITASVSTNNNEPVDEIKQYLDCRYISPCEACWRIYSFHIHGRRPAVKRMFYHLVGEKAVYYTDHDRMENVLENASVTDSMFTGWLSANSKYTEAQSLTYGQFVSKFVYHKKEREWRPRKKGFTIGRLIWVPPTTGELFYLRIMLTVVKGPKSYEEIRKVGNTQYETFRDACFAMGFLEDDKEYIGALKEASEWGSGHFVRKLFVVMLLSGAVNRPAHVWKESWQLLSDGVLHAQRQLALNTDAELQHLTLIEIEKLLQENKRTLKDFKPIPYPDGYVLQQLGNRLIYDERNYNIAKTKTEFTNLFRGLTGKPLKLLLTKFYNTISLIMLLKKTNFLKDLNDNLDPDEQTTMYQKIMRAVESQNGAVFFLHGYGGTGKTYMWRTLAATLRSKHDICLTVATSGIASLLLPGGRTAHSKFKIPVPTLDNSTCKIEYNDYVGDLLRQTKLIIWDEAPMAHKHTFEALDRTLRDVMSKYGNSNEMFGGKVVVFGGDFRQILPVVPRGSRSDIVHSAINASYIWNYVQVLTLTKNMRLQSGPTEDDKDEMRQFSEWLLRIGEGKVSEPNDGVTEFEIPPDLLITQFEDPIVAIVDATYPDLIHNFHSIQYLKGRAILASTLEIVEQINNHILDLIPGDMWDYYNSNTVDKSEINDDTVVNILTPEFLSSLRTSGLPTR; encoded by the exons ATGGCTTTCAAAGTTAAGTGGCAACCACGTTGGAAGAATGCCTCTGTCGTTATGCTATTGAAGAATGACCCTTTTGTGAAAGAGCTTGCTGATCAGTTTGACACAGATGAA ATGAAACCAGCTGCTTTCGAAGCAATTACCACTATTAGATCGGAACCTAATTTTGTTGTC GATCTTGATGTGAGTTCAACGCACAGCACAGATCCAATTACTCCAACTGGAAAAAGACACTTTCCAGGC CTAACTTTAGGAAATATGGTAGAAACTAATGAAGAAACCAGTCATACTAACTCTTCTATTGCTAGACAAAGTAGAAGACTTAGAATGAAGGAGAAGAGAGATGCCCAATGCACTGAATCAGATCATTCTCGAAACTTGGTAGATAAAACTGATGTAAGTGATGCAAGGAAGAAAAGAAGGCTGATATTGCAAAATAAGAAATCATCCTTTGGTCATCCTACCAGTGCCCCATCCCCAAGTACAGTCTCCCCAGTTTCTATTCCAAAT TATTCCCAAGTGCCACTGTCTAACTCCGAGGATGAATGCAGCTCATCCAATACTTCTGACTCTGAAGATGATATGGAACAAGCACCGTTAGCAGATTCAAATTTACAAG AATATTCTGATATAGGGGATCAAATATGGGAATGTACATATTGTCATGCACACATGTGGCTTCAAGAACGTGCCAGTAAAACCAAAAAGGGACATGTTCCCACATTCCATCGCTGTTGTCGCGGTGGTAAAATTGTTGTACCTTTACTTCAAGAGGCACCTCCACTGTTGAGACATCTGCTGTTTAACAAAACATCTATCGAGAGCAAAAATTATCGAAATAATattcgatcatacaactcaatgTTTTCGTTTACTTCTCCTGGAATGAAATTTGACACCACATATTCAAAGAAAGGAGGACCACCAACTTTGAGACTGCACGGTCAAACCTGTCATCGAATAGGTACTCTAATACCAGAAAATGGAGACCGTCCGCAATATGCTCAGCTATATATTTATGACACAGATAATGAAGTTACTAATAGAATGAAGTGTTTCAG TGACAATACTGAAATTGACGAGAACACTGTCCATAATTTGAAGATCATGTTAGATGAGTTCAATATTCATGCAAAAGTCTTTAGAATGGCAAGGGATGTCCTGGAAGATAATGCATTCTTAGACTTAAAACTGAGGGTTATATGTGATAGATCTGAGGATGGACGCGTGTATAACAGACCAACGGTTTCAGAAGTTGCTGCACTAATTGTGGGAGACATTGATTCTGCTTGTAATAGGGACATTATTATTCAAGCACGCAACGGTGGTTTGCAACGTATTGATGAGTTTCATCCAGCATATTTGGCATATCAATACCCTCTCATATTTGCGTATGGTGAAGATGGTTATAGGAAAAATATATTGCATAGATATCGCCATGAAACTGAGGTTACCCGCCAAAATTGTCAGAGCATCAAGGACTGGCTTTCATACAGGTTACAAGACCGTAGCGAGGAGGCAAAAACTTTGCTACACTCACGACGTCTATTTCAACAGTTCTTGGTCGATGGTTATTGTATGATGGAATCTGAAAGGTTGAACTGGTTGCGAAATAATCAATCAAAATTAAGAGTGGGAAAATATAACAGGTTGACAGATGAATGCAATAACGATGATGGCAGACAACAACAAAAGCGGGGAAAGCGAGTTGTCTTGCCTTCATCTTTTGTTGGTGGAAAAAGATATATGGATCAACTGTATTTTGACGGAATGGCAATTTCAAGTAGATTGGGTTTTCCAGACCTATTCATTACATTTACTTGCAATCCAACATGGCCAGAAATTATTCGTGCCTTGTCCGAAACTGGATTACAACCACACGATCGACCCGATATTATTACTAAagtcttcaaaatcaaatttgacGAACTCATTGCAGATATAACCAAAAAGCATGTTCTAGGGAAAGTTTTGGCCT TTATGTACACTATTGAATTTCAGAAGAGGGGATTGCCACACGcacatattttgatttttttacatCCTCAGAGCAAATACCCCACACCATCTGACATTGACAACATCATCTGTGCTGAAATACCAGACCCTGCTGTTCATCCGAGGTTGCATGCGTTGGTTAAGTCTAACATGATGCACGGCCCATGTGGAGTGGCGCGCACGACATCAACCTGTATGAAAAATGGTAAATGCTCTAAATACTTCCCAAAGAAGTTTAATGAGGAAACTATAGTTGATGCAGAAGGTTATCCCCTTTATAGGAGAAGATCAAAAACCCACGTTATTGAAAAAAATGGTATCACATTGGACAACCGTCATGTGGTACCTTATAACAAAAGATTTCTCCTCAAATATAACGCACATATAAACATGGAATGGTGTAACCAGAGCACTTCAATcaaatatcttttcaaatacaTTAGCAAAGGCTATGACAAAATAACAGCTTCGGTGTCAACCAACAACAATGAACCGGTTGATGAAATAAAACAATACTTAGATTGCAGATATATCTCACCATGTGAAGCATGCTGGAGAATTTACTCCTTTCACATTCATGGTAGAAGACCGGCAGTTAAACGTATGTTTTATCACTTGGTAGGCGAAAAGGCTGTTTACTACACTGATCACGATCGAATGGAAAATGTTTTGGAGAATGCAAGTGTTACTGATTCCATGTTTACTGGTTGGCTATCTGCCAACTCAAAGTATACTGAGGCACAGTCACTCACTTATGGTCAATTTGTATCTAAGTTTGTTTACCACAAAAAAGAAAGGGAGTGGAGGCCCCGCAAAAAGGGATTCACCATTGGAAGATTGATATGGGTTCCACCAACAACAGGCGAACTTTTTTACCTGCGGATAATGTTGACGGTAGTCAAGGGACCAAAAAGTTATGAAGAAATTCGCAAGGTCGGTAATACCCAGTATGAAACATTTAGAGATGCATGCTTTGCCATGGGATTTCTGGAAGATGACAAAGAATATATTGGTGCACTCAAAGAGGCCAGTGAATGGGGCTCTGGACATTTTGTCCGAAAACTATTTGTGGTCATGCTATTGTCAGGTGCTGTTAATCGCCCAGCACACGTTTGGAAGGAATCATGGCAGCTGTTATCTGATGGTGTCCTACATGCTCAAAGGCAATTGGCTTTAAATACAG ATGCCGAATTGCAACATTTGACCCTGATTGAAATAGAAAAGCTGCTTCAAGAAAATAAAAGGACACTAAAAGATTTCAAACCAATCCCTTATCCAGATGGATATGTTCTGCAACAATTAGGTAATAGACTGATATATGACGAACGCAATTATAACATTGCCAAAACAAAGACAGAATTCACAAATCTCTTTCGTGGACTTACAGGTAAACCATtgaaattattattaactaaatTTTATAATACTATATCGTTAATTATGctattgaagaaaaccaatttttTGAAAGACCTTAATGATAACCTTGACCCAGATGAACAGACAACGATGTATCAAAAAATTATGCGCGCAGTTGAGTCTCAGAATGGTGCAGTCTTCTTCCTACATGGTTACGGTGGAACCGGTAAGACATACATGTGGAGAACACTGGCGGCAACATTAAGGTCAAAGCATGATATATGTCTGACAGTCGCAACCAGTGGTATAGCGTCATTATTGTTGCCAGGAGGTCGAACTGCACATTCAAAATTTAAGATACCAGTGCCAACGCTCGATAATTCTACTTGCAAAATTGAGTACAATGATTATGTGGGAGACCTGCTTAGACAAACTAAACTAATTATTTGGGATGAGGCTCCAATGGCACACAAGCATACGTTTGAGGCACTTGATAGAACGCTCAGAGACGTAATGTCTAAATACGGTAACTCAAATGAGATGTTTGGTGGAAAAGTTGTTGTGTTTGGAGGTGATTTCAGGCAGATTTTACCTGTTGTCCCTCGAGGAAGCCGTTCAGATATTGTACATTCTGCCATAAATGCATCTTACATATGGAATTATGTTCAAGTGTTAACATTAACCAAAAACATGCGGCTCCAATCTGGACCGACCGAAGATGATAAAGATGAAATGCGACAGTTTTCTGAATGGTTGTTAAGAATTGGCGAAGGAAAAGTATCTGAGCCCAATGACGGTGTTACAGAATTTGAAATTCCACCTGACCTGTTGATAACACAGTTCGAAGACCCAATCGTCGCCATTGTTGATGCTACATATCCtgacttaattcacaattttcatTCAATCCAATACCTTAAGGGTCGAGCAATTCTGGCTTCAACATTAGAAATTGTGGAACAAATAAACAATCATATCCTTGACTTAATCCCAG GAGACATGTGGGATTACTACAACTCCAATACTGTTGATAAGTCCGAAATCAATGACGACACAGTAGTAAATATCCTAACTCCAGAATTTCTCAGTTCCCTCCGTACATCTGGTTTGCCTACCCGTTAA
- the LOC131644042 gene encoding uncharacterized protein LOC131644042, with translation MRNIDQSEGLCNGTRLIVTKLGTHVIEASIIAGKNCGNRVYIPQMDMSPSQSPWPFKLNRRQFPIIVSYAMTINKSQGQSLDTVGLYLPRDVFTHGQIYVALSRVTTKQGIKILIHDQHAKVKTTTTNVVYKEIFDNI, from the coding sequence ATGAGGAATATTGATCAGTCAGAAGGACTATGTAATGGAACAAGGTTGATAGTAACAAAATTGGGGACACATGTTATTGAAGCTTCGATAATAGCTGGAAAGAACTGTGGCAATCGGGTGTACATCCCACAAATGGATATGTCACCTTCCCAATCCCCATGGCCGTTTAagctcaacagaagacagttcccCATTATAGTGTCATATGCCATGACAATTAACAAATCCCAAGGACAGTCTTTGGATACTGTTGGTCTATACCTACCAAGGGATGTTTTTACACATGGACAAATATATGTTGCACTATCAAGAGTGACAACAAAACAAGGAATCAAGATATTAATACATGATCAACATGCAAAAGTTAAAACAACAACTACAAATGTAGTTTACAAGGAGATCTTTGACAATATATAA
- the LOC131607539 gene encoding uncharacterized protein LOC131607539 → MTNEGEAAVVVGKSDVHTSAAGAMNCCLEADGCQGSGETVARECLKPKSRKAKFVYVSSDEEYEGLFEKYSVNQMKVVHLLKDPCVDDRSSDSGSDEVGDEGYDFYHSWKVEVIDGQSMQTNVQSFPACVSKHYLLWNQRGIELIDEDTRRSYYVEIGWPVRNEKPFKSEKFMGGGWHDYVKDRDVRTGDTLWFTIENPP, encoded by the exons ATGACTAACGAAGGAGAAGCGGCTGTTGTTGTTGGGAAATCAGACGTCCATACATCCGCAGCTGGTGCTATGAACTG TTGTTTAGAAGCCGATGGCTGCCAGGGAAGTGGTGAGACTGTTGCCAGAGAGTGTTTGAAGCCCAAATCGAGGAAGGCTAAATTTGT ATATGTTAGCTCAGATGAGGAGTATGAAGGTCTgtttgaaaaatatagtgtaaatcAGATGAAAGTTGTACATTTATTGAAGGATCCTTGTGTCGATGACCGTAGCTCTGATTCGGGGAGTGATGAGGTAGGGGATGAAGGATATGATTTTTACCACAGTTGGAAGGTTGAGGTTATAGACGGACAGAGCATGCAGACTAATGTGCAG TCTTTTCCTGCATGTGTTTCAAAACACTATCTGCTGTGGAATCAAAGAGGGATTGAGCTTATAGATGAAGATACTCGGAGGAGTTATTATGTGGAGATTGGCTGGCCAGTGCGTAACGAAAAGCCGTTTAAGAGTGAAAAATTTATGGGTGGAGGATGGCACGACTATGTGAAGGATAGGGATGTCCGAACTGGAGATACCTTGTGGTTCACCATAGAGAATCCTCCGTGA